In Malus sylvestris chromosome 16, drMalSylv7.2, whole genome shotgun sequence, the following are encoded in one genomic region:
- the LOC126606837 gene encoding endo-1,3;1,4-beta-D-glucanase-like, whose amino-acid sequence MASSQCCSNPPTLNPSSGTGHVENLGGLDSYVTGSPHSNLAVLLVSDIHGFEAPKLRKLADKVAAAGFFVVVPDFFDKDPYAPDDANRPFDVWKIDHHPDKGFEAAKPVLEALKSKGASAIGAAGFCWGAKVVVELAKLPLIQAAVLCHPAVVTVDDFKEVKVPISILGAEIDQMCPPEVVKQFEEVLTAKPEVKSHVKIFPKVAHGWTVRYNVEDKAACKAAEEAHQDLLEWFLNHVK is encoded by the exons ATGGCAAGCTCTCAGTGCTGCTCAAACCCTCCGACCCTGAACCCCTCCAGCGGCACCGGCCATGTCGAAAACCTCGGCGGTCTCGACTCCTATGTCACTGGCTCGCCTCACTCCAACCTTGCCGTTCTCCTCGTCTCTGACATTCATG GATTTGAAGCTCCAAAATTGAG GAAGCTTGCTGACAAAGTAGCAGCTGCTGGGTTCTTCGTTGTGGTCCCCGACTTCTTTGACAAAGACCCTTATGCACCTGACGATGCCAATAGACCATTTGATGTTTGGAAAATTGATCATCATCCG GACAAGGGATTTGAGGCTGCAAAGCCAGTTCTTGAAGCTTTAAAAAGTAAAGGTGCTTCTGCAATCGGTGCTGCAGGCTTCTGTTGGGGAG CCAAGGTTGTGGTTGAACTTGCAAAGCTCCCGTTAATTCAAGCTGCTGTTCTCTGTCATCCTGCAGTAGTCACAGTGGATGATTTCAAGG AGGTTAAGGTTCCTATTTCTATACTTGGAGCTGAGATTGATCAGATGTGTCCGCCTGAAGTCGTGAAGCAGTTTGAAGAGGTTTTAACTGCAAAACCTGAG GTTAAGAGCCACGTTAAGATATTCCCGAAAGTGGCACATGGGTGGACGGTGAGGTACAATGTTGAAGACAAAGCAGCTTGTAAAGCTGCCGAGGAGGCTCATCAAGACTTGTTGGAGTGGTTCTTGAACCATGTCAAGTGA